A section of the Salmo salar chromosome ssa05, Ssal_v3.1, whole genome shotgun sequence genome encodes:
- the LOC106604639 gene encoding RE1-silencing transcription factor B, whose amino-acid sequence MASQTVYPMGLVMYATSAGMPMVEDAQGLAELPHNELPAPQLVMLANVACENPTEGKEMMELQTVGSSSYSDSEDENIIRYSYDSHEREMCIVDYPESPRVALSQVEEIDDEVEEEEGMDLSKPSEQRPSSPPTPFTPSTPLGMIMESAKKKKPFFCKPCNYQAQREEEFVTHIQIHSANRMIVVKRVEGDKARAKETSAGPDQEAESGDSGANNKGVIRCERCGYNTNRYDHYMAHLKHHEKEGDDQRVYKCTICTYTTVSQYHWRKHLRNHFPSKLFTCNQCCYFSDRKNNYVQHIRTHTGERPFRCPYCEYSSSQKTHLTRHMRTHSGERPFKCDRCNYLAANQHEVTRHSRQVHNGPKPLCCPHCPYKTADRSNYKKHVELHLNPRQFLCPVCKYAASKKCNLQYHIKSRHPGCPQIAMDVSKVKLRVKKPDSDEFTDEYTIVNGIAKFELSAIDDEEEDMEERPAISGADKQSIHINLSTKKSSNPGPLQAAESVATDKTHKKCCVSPVKETPKKAKDKAEKKATLKRKSTEMSSENTKQHVTLKETAAAVQTTGNKVKRRPKKQMKGKTSVQDKSEIKETVEKVQKASLEEDDIEKEKSVKERLEKDMLERENMEQVKEENKKLEKEKKEQLGTLKNERDGKENKNATKSKKSSKKMEKVVEKTVAKAPQSLDAPVEKQGKKSRTKPLKRKAAEALDLSMKESPEEPCKRLKIKAAHKSQSKASIPQSMTTEPCPVSEQENPANQIVNSPVVKKSNKTEASCEETEASSENKGCSIIENPISLPENKKCPATKLQPAVLQGEQQASDQETVPTMHTSTSQDTTPQAEQAKVADQAEETPTPEDESPSPIEIDSSPDFRRPQGEPSTPTTPSLELPRPRGKPTETEEDEGIHSHDGGSEISDSASEGSDDSGLNGLAAAAGKLANDPETPTEEIPTPTELKSHMCIFCDRTFPLEVEYRRHLNRHLVNVYYLDNASKLDQ is encoded by the exons ATGGCTTCTCAGACGGTATATCCAATGGGGTTAGTCATGTATGCCACCTCAGCTGGCATGCCCATGGTGGAGGATGCCCAGGGGTTGGCTGAGCTTCCACACAATGAGCTGCCGGCCCCACAGCTGGTCATGCTCGCCAACGTAGCCTGTGAAAATCCAACAGAAGGGAAGGAGATGATGGAGCTTCAAACCGTCGGCAGCAGCAGCTACTCCGATAGTGAAGACGAgaacatcatcagatacagttaCGATAGCCATGAGCGAGAGATGTGTATTGTAGACTACCCAGAGTCTCCACGGGTGGCCCTTTCCCAGGTTGAGGAGATTGACGATGAAGTAGAAGAGGAAGAAGGGATGGACCTGTCCAAACCCTCTGAACAGCGCCCTTCTAGCCCTCCCACCCCTTTTACCCCTTCTACACCTCTGGGCATGATCATGGAGTCAGCTAAGAAGAAGAAACCCTTCTTCTGTAAACCCTGCAACTACCAGGCCCAGCGAGAGGAGGAGTTTGTAACCCACATCCAAATTCACAGCGCCAATAGGATGATCGTGGTGAAACGCGTGGAGGGGGACAAGGCACGGGCAAAAGAGACTTCGGCGGGACCAGATCAAGAGGCAGAGAGCGGTGATAGCGGGGCCAACAACAAAGGGGTGATCCGCTGTGAGCGCTGCGGCTACAACACCAACCGCTACGACCATTACATGGCTCACCTCAAGCACCACGAGAAGGAGGGCGATGACCAGAGGGTCTACAAATGCACCATCTGCACTTATACCACCGTCAGCCAGTACCACTGGAGGAAGCACCTCAGGAACCATTTCCCCAGTAAGCTCTTCACCTGCAATCAGTGCTGCTATTTCTCGGACCGTAAGAACAACTACGTGCAGCATATCCGCACCCACACAG GGGAGCGTCCTTTtcgatgtccgtactgtgagtaCTCAAGCTCCCAGAAGACCCATCTTACCAGGCATATGAGAACCCACTCAG GTGAAAGGCCTTTCAAATGTGACCGCTGCAACTACCTGGCTGCCAATCAGCATGAGGTGACACGCCATTCCAGACAGGTTCACAATGGGCCCAAGCCCCTGTGCTGCCCCCACTGTCCATACAAGACGGCTGATCGCAGCAACTACAAAAAGCATGTGGAGCTCCATCTCAACCCGCGTCAGTTCCTTTGCCCTGTCTGCAAGTATGCCGCTTCCAAGAAGTGTAACCTGCAGTATCACATCAAATCTAGACACCCCGGCTGCCCACAGATTGCAATGGATGTGTCAAAGGTCAAGCTGCGTGTCAAGAAACCTGATTCTGATGAATTCACTGATGAGTACACCATCGTGAATGGAATTGCAAAGTTTGAGCTGTCTGCAattgatgatgaggaggaggacatGGAGGAGAGACCAGCGATCTCTGGAGCTGATAAACAATCAATCCATATCAATCTCTCGACCAAGAAGAGCAGCAATCCCGGCCCTCTTCAAGCTGCAGAAAGTGTAGCAACGGACAAgacccacaagaaatgttgtgtCTCCCCTGTCAAAGAGACACCTAAAAAGGCAAAGGACAAGGCAGAGAAAAAGGCAACACTGAAACGCAAGAGTACAGAGATGAGCAGTGAGAATACAAAGCAGCATGTTACCCTGAAGGAGACAGCAGCTGCAGTTCAAACCACAGGTAATAAAGTTAAGAGACGTCCAAAAAAACAGATGAAGGGGAAAACGAGTGTTCAGGATAAGAGTGAAATAAAGGAAACCGTGGAAAAAGTTCAAAAGGCGAGTTTGGAAGAGGACGATATTGAGAAGGAGAAATCGGTCAAGGAGAGGTTAGAGAAAGACATGCTGGAGAGGGAGAATATGGAACAAGTGAAGGAGGAAAACAAGAAGCTGGAGAAGGAGAAAAAAGAGCAGCTGGGAACACTGAAGAATGAGAGGGATGGAAAAGAGAACAAAAACGCAACAAAATCTAAGAAGAGTTCTAAAAAAATGGAGAAAGTGGTTGAAAAGACTGTTGCAAAAGCACCTCAAAGTCTAGATGCACCAGTGGAAAAACAGGGAAAGAAGAGCAGGACGAAGCCGCTAAAGAGAAAGGCTGCAGAGGCCTTGGACTTATCAATGAAGGAATCTCCTGAGGAGCCCTGCAAACGGTTAAAAATCAAGGCTGCTCACAAGTCACAATCAAAAGCCAGTATCCCCCAAAGCATGACGACTGAGCCTTGCCCAGTGTCAGAACAGGAGAACCCAGCAAACCAGATTGTGAACTCGCCTGTAGTGAAAAAGAGCAACAAGACAGAAGCAAGCTGTGAAGAGACCGAGGCTTCCAGTGAGAACAAGGGGTGTTCCATCATTGAGAACCCTATTAGCCTCCCTGAAAACAAAAAGTGTCCAGCTACAAAGCTTCAGCCAGCAGTTCTCCAGGGAGAGCAGCAGGCGTCTGACCAGGAGACTGTCCCCACAATGCATACCTCTACATCTCAGGACACAACGCCACAGGCTGAGCAGGCTAAGGTCGCCGACCAAGCAGAGGAAACTCCTACTCCTGAAGACGAGTCCCCATCTCCCATAGAAATTGACAGCTCTCCCGATTTCAGACGGCCACAAGGAGAACCATCAACACCAACAACACCCTCCCTGGAGCTCCCTAGGCCAAGAGGAAAGCCTACCGAAACTGAAGAGGATGAGGGCATCCACAGCCATGACGGAGGAAGTGAGATCAGTGACAGCGCCTCGGAGGGCAGCGACGACTCGGGGCTCAACGGACTGGCCGCTGCCGCCGGCAAACTGGCCAATGACCCTGAAACTCCCACAGAAGAGATTCCGACTCCTACTGAACTCAAGAGTCACATGTGTATTTTCTGTGACCGTACCTTCCCCTTGGAGGTGGAGTACCGTCGGCACCTGAATCGTCACCTGGTGAATGTGTACTATCTTGACAATGCATCCAAGCTGGACCAGTGA
- the LOC106604640 gene encoding nitric oxide-associated protein 1-like: MAWRSKRLQSASKQTESDLSPQELKRLEQFSKQGYLVGCIGRTFWTVVESKRGLIQFDPDSLAYGEDMIDKEERDRTLFNPSPDVGLTLNKEKMPKKDAHWLYDTPGIMKEHDVSYCLLPLGATAGCYAGLKRLQRGQYNCCFIDYSVAHNGTLYLPN; encoded by the exons ATGGCCTG gaggtccaagaggctccagAGTGCCTCCAAGCAGACGGAGAGTGATCTCTCTCCACAGGAGCTCAAGCGACTGGAACAGTTCAGCAAGCAGGGCTACCTAGTGG GTTGTATTGGGAGGACGTTCTGGACCGTCGTAGAATCCAAAAGAGGCCTGATACAGTTTGATCCTGATAGTCTGGCCTATGGAGAGGACATGATTGACAAGGAGGAGAGAGACCGTACTCTTTTCAACCCTTCTCCAGATGTGGGCTTGACGCTCAACAAAGAAAAAATGCCAAAGAAAGATGCCCACTGGCTCTATGACACCCCTGGCATCATGAAAGAGCATGATGTGAGCTACTGTTTGCTTCCGCTTGGCGCCACTGCTGGCTGTTACGCCGGGCTAAAACGACTTCAACGTGGCCAGTATAATTGTTGTTTCATAGATTACAGTGTAGCTCATAATGGAACCCTGTACCTTCCTAATTGA